Genomic DNA from Salinibacter pepae:
GTCGCGGGAAGACCCGGATCTGCTCATCGCGGCCCGCAACGGAAGCCCCCTCATCCTGGGCGTGGGCGACGACGAGTACTTTGTGGGGTCCGACGCGGCCCCGCTCGTGGAGCACACCCGACAGGTCGTCTACCTGGAGGACGGCGAGATGGCCACGCTGCGGCACTCCGGCTACGAGGTGACCACCATCGACAACGAGCCCCTCAAAAAGGAGGTGCACGAGCTCGAATGGTCGCTCGGGGAGATCGAGAAGGGAGGGTACGACCACTTCATGCTGAAGGAAATCATGGAGCAGCCCGATGCCCTGGAGGACGCCATGCGGGGCCGCGTGCGGCCCGAGCACAACCAGATCCACCTGGGCGGGCTCCACGGGCACTGGGATCAGCTGCGGGAGGCGGATCGCATCGTCATTGCGGCCTGCGGGACCTCCTGGCACGCGGGCCTGGTGGGCGAGTACCTCATCGAGTCGGCGTCCCGCGTTCCGGTGGAGGTCGAGTACGCGAGTGAGTTCCGGTACCGGGACCCTGTGCTCCGAGAGGGCGACGTGGTGCTCGTCATCTCGCAGAGCGGGGAGACGGCCGACACCCTCGCGGCGGTGCGCGAGGCCCACAGCAAGGGCATCCCCTGCTTCGGCATCTGCAACGTCGTGGGGTCGACCATTGCGCGGGAGACGGACGCGGGCGTGTACCTGCACGCCGGGCCCGAGATTGGCGTCGCGTCCACGAAGGCCTTCACCGCGCAGGTGACCGTGCTCTCGATGATCGCCCTGAAGCTGGCGGAGGGGCGCACGCTGTCGAAGGCAGAGCTGGCCGACAACATCCGGGCCCTCGCGGGGGTGCCCGACAAGGTGCGCCGCGTGTTGGACGCCAGCAATGGGGCCCTTCAATCGATGGCGCATACCTACCGGTACGCGTCGAACTTCCTGTACCTGGGGCGCGGCTACAACTTCCCGGTGGCGCTGGAGGGGGCCCTCAAGCTCAAAGAGATCTCCTACATCCACGCGGAGGGCTACCCGGCGGCCGAAATGAAGCATGGGCCGATCGCGCTTATCGACCGGTCCATGCCGGTGGTCTTCATGGCGATGAAGGACAGCACCTACGACAAGGTGCTCTCCAACATCGAAGAGGTGGCCGCCCGCGAGGGGTCGGTCATCGCCATTACCGACGATAAGGACGCGGAGCTGGAGGGCCTGTGCGAGGCGGTCGTGGAGATTCCGCAGACCAAAGAGTTTCTCTCTCCGCTTCTGACTGTGATTCCGCTGCAGCTCCTGTCGTACCACATCGCGGTGCTGCGGGGGTGCCACGTCGACCAGCCCCGCAACCTCGCGAAGAGCGTGACGGTGGAGTGAGTAAGGCCTGGCGGGTGTTGCTGCTGTGACCAAACAATACAGCCTAGGCCTGCGCCCTACGGTCTGCCCCAGGGCCAGAAAGGAATTCGGTTCCAACTGTGCTGATCGGTGGGAATTACACGACCGTGGGGGCGTTGCTCCGGACGAACTCGACGCCCTTGCCTCCGTAGGGCACTTCGCAGTAATCCCGTCAGACCCACCTGCTCTATGATCGAACGCGAGAAGCTCGACAAGGTCAAGCATCGGTTTCAAGAGGTTGAAAGCCTCATGGCGGATCCGGAGGTCGCGAACGACCCGGACCGGATGCGGGAGCTGGGGCAGGAGCACAGCCGCCTCGAAGAGGTCGTGGAGGCCATCGACCGCTACGAGCGTCTTCTGGACGAGCGGGGCGAGCTCGAGGAGATGATCCGCGATGAGAGTGGGGAGATGGAGGCCCTGGCGAAGGAGGAGCTCGAGCAGCTCGAGGCGAAGCTTCCGGCGGTAGAGGAAGACCTGAAGCAGAAGCTCATCCCGAAGGACCCGGAGGAGGAGAAGAATGCCATTGTGGAAATCCGGGCCGGGGCGGGGGGGGACGAGGCCTCCCTCTTCGCCGGCGACCTGTTTCGGCTGTACACGCAGTACGCGAAGCAACAGGGGTGGACCTACGAACTCATCGACGCGTCGCCGGGCACCCAGGGCGGATTCCGGGAGGTCATCTTCGCCGTAAAGGGGGAGGACGTGTTCGGTACGCTGAAGTACGAGGCGGGCGTGCACCGGGTGCAGCGCGTCCCCGAGACCGAGTCGAGCGGCCGCATCCACACGTCCGCGGCCACGGTGGCGGTCCTGCCGGAGGCGGAGGAGGTAGACGTGGACATCAACCCGAGCGACCTCACGATCGAGACGTTTAAGGCGACCGGCCCCGGCGGGCAGTCCGTGAACACGACCGACTCGGCCGTGCGCATCAAGCACGCGCCGTCGGGCGTGGAGGTGTCGTGCCAGGACGAGAAGAGCCAGCACAAAAACCGATCAAAAGCGATGCGCGTCCTGCGCTCCCGCGTCTACGAGAAGAAACGGGAGGAGCAGCGGGCCGAGCGGGAAGAGGCCCGCCGGTCTATGGTGGGAAGCGGCGACCGGTCGGCGAAGATTCGGACCTACAACTTTCCCCAGGACCGCGTGACCGACCATCGACTGGAAGGGGGCCAAAAAAACCACTCCCTCCAGCCCATCATGGACGGGGAAATCGATCCGATCATCGATGCCCTTCGTGCCGAAGAGCACGCGGAGAAGTTGGCGAATCTGTAGGCCGTTGGGCCGGACCGTCTACTCCCGTCGGGCGCCCTGGGCCCGAGGCGGCACAGCGCGCCGTGCGGCCGGCGCCCATGCTCGCAATTCTGAAGGCAAAAGAGGGCGGGGCGGACTGCTCACTGATTCCCCTCCGCACCGCGGAATCCTCACCCTGTTTTCAAGGCGTCTGTGCGACCTCCTGGGACGACGGTCGTACATGTCAACTGCGTTTTCCCTGCTCCTCCGCACTCCGACAGCCGTCGGCGTTCTACGAGGGGCATGACTCAACTTCATCCCATAGGGACCCAGGCACACGACATGGCACAAAAGTATCAGTACGAACTGACGTACGTCATCAGTGGGGTCGTCAAGCAAAACCAGGTGGACGACATTGTCCGCAAGGTGAACCACCTCATCGAGAGCAACGACGGCGACGTGCTTGAGGTCGACGAGTGG
This window encodes:
- the prfA gene encoding peptide chain release factor 1 — encoded protein: MIEREKLDKVKHRFQEVESLMADPEVANDPDRMRELGQEHSRLEEVVEAIDRYERLLDERGELEEMIRDESGEMEALAKEELEQLEAKLPAVEEDLKQKLIPKDPEEEKNAIVEIRAGAGGDEASLFAGDLFRLYTQYAKQQGWTYELIDASPGTQGGFREVIFAVKGEDVFGTLKYEAGVHRVQRVPETESSGRIHTSAATVAVLPEAEEVDVDINPSDLTIETFKATGPGGQSVNTTDSAVRIKHAPSGVEVSCQDEKSQHKNRSKAMRVLRSRVYEKKREEQRAEREEARRSMVGSGDRSAKIRTYNFPQDRVTDHRLEGGQKNHSLQPIMDGEIDPIIDALRAEEHAEKLANL
- the glmS gene encoding glutamine--fructose-6-phosphate transaminase (isomerizing) → MCGIVGYIGSQEAEELLLTGLKRLEYRGYDSAGLATVDDAALHVQKQEGKVDDLRSSLNGASVAGTTGIGHTRWATHGAPNDVNAHPHVSSDGAFALVHNGIIENHGAIKERLEEKGYAFQSETDTEVLVKLVEEVKRATDLSLPEAVRQALTQVVGAYGIAVVSREDPDLLIAARNGSPLILGVGDDEYFVGSDAAPLVEHTRQVVYLEDGEMATLRHSGYEVTTIDNEPLKKEVHELEWSLGEIEKGGYDHFMLKEIMEQPDALEDAMRGRVRPEHNQIHLGGLHGHWDQLREADRIVIAACGTSWHAGLVGEYLIESASRVPVEVEYASEFRYRDPVLREGDVVLVISQSGETADTLAAVREAHSKGIPCFGICNVVGSTIARETDAGVYLHAGPEIGVASTKAFTAQVTVLSMIALKLAEGRTLSKAELADNIRALAGVPDKVRRVLDASNGALQSMAHTYRYASNFLYLGRGYNFPVALEGALKLKEISYIHAEGYPAAEMKHGPIALIDRSMPVVFMAMKDSTYDKVLSNIEEVAAREGSVIAITDDKDAELEGLCEAVVEIPQTKEFLSPLLTVIPLQLLSYHIAVLRGCHVDQPRNLAKSVTVE